A window of the Pogona vitticeps strain Pit_001003342236 chromosome 4, PviZW2.1, whole genome shotgun sequence genome harbors these coding sequences:
- the YES1 gene encoding tyrosine-protein kinase Yes, with translation MGCIKSKEDKGPTMKYGTENTSEPIASHASHYGSDSNQANQSPSVKGSSVNFNSHSVAPFGGPSGMTPFGGASSSFPSAPCPYPTNLTGGVTVFVALYDYEARTTDDLSFKKGERFQIINNTEGDWWEARSIATGKTGYIPSNYVAPADSIQAEEWYFGKMGRKDAERLLLNPGNQRGIFLVRESETTKGAYSLSIRDWDEVRGDNVKHYKIRKLDNGGYYITTRAQFESLQKLVKHYTDHADGLCHKLTTVCPTVKPQTQGLAKDAWEIPRESLRLEVKLGQGCFGEVWMGTWNGTTKVAIKTLKPGTMMPEAFLQEAQIMKKLRHDKLVPLYAVVSEEPIYIVTEFMTKGSLLDFLKEGEGKYLKLPQLVDMAAQIADGMAYIERMNYIHRDLRAANILVGDNLVCKIADFGLARLIEDNEYTARQGAKFPIKWTAPEAALYGRFTIKSDVWSFGILLTELVTKGRVPYPGMVNREVLEQVERGYRMPCPQGCPESLHELMKLCWKKDPDERPTFEYIQSFLEDYFTATEPQYQPGDNL, from the exons ATGGGATGCATTAAAAGTAAAGAAGATAAAGGTCCTACCATGAAATACGGGACTGAGAATACTTCAGAACCCATTGCTTCTCATGCAAGCCATTATGGATCAGATTCAAATCAAGCAAACCAGTCACCTTCAGTAAAGGGATCATCAGTTAATTTCAACAGCCATTCCGTGGCTCCTTTTGGTGGCCCATCTGGTATGACACCTTTTGGAGGAGCatcttcttcatttccttctgcACCATGTCCATATCCTACTAATTTAACAG GTGGTGTTACTGTTTTTGTGGCCTTATATGACTATGAAGCCAGAACTACAGATGACCTTTCGTTCAAGAAGGGTGAACGGTTCCAGATAATCAATAACAC GGAAGGAGATTGGTGGGAAGCAAGATCCATTGCAACAGGAAAGACCGGCTACATTCCTAGCAATTACGTTGCTCCTGCAGATTCGATTCAAGCAGAAGA ATGGTATTTTGGTAAGATGGGCAGAAAAGATGCAGAGAGATTGCTTTTAAATCCTGGGAACCAGCGTGGTATTTTCTTAGTCCGAGAGAGTGAAACCACTAAAG GTGCTTATTCCCTCTCCATACGGGACTGGGATGAGGTCAGAGGTGATAATGTGAAACACTACAAGATTAGAAAACTTGATAATGGTGGATATTACATAACAACTAGAGCACAGTTTGAATCTTTACAAAAGCTTGTCAAACACTATACAG ATCACGCTGATGGCCTATGTCATAAATTAACAACTGTGTGTCCAACTGTGAAGCCTCAAACACAGGGTTTAGCAAAAGATGCCTGGGAAATTCCTAGGGAATCCTTACGGTTAGAAGTTAAGCTGGGCCAGGGATGCTTTGGCGAAGTATGGATGG GAACATGGAATGGAACCACAAAAGTAGCAATCAAAACACTAAAACCAGGTACAATGATGCCAGAAGCATTCCTCCAAGAAGCTCAAATCATGAAGAAATTAAGACATGATAAACTTGTTCCACTTTATGCTGTTGTTTCCGAGGAACCAATCTACATAGTCACTGAATTCATGACAAAAG GTAGCTTACTAGACTTTCttaaggaaggagaaggaaaatatttaaagcttcCACAGCTGGTGGATATGGCTGCTCAG ATTGCAGACGGGATGGCCTACATTGAAAGAATGAACTACATTCATAGAGATCTTCGAGCAGCAAACATTCTTGTGGGGGACAACCTGGTGTGCAAAATTGCAGACTTTGGCTTGGCAAGGttaatagaggacaatgaatacacTGCCAGACAAG GAGCCAAATTCCCAATTAAATGGACTGCACCTGAAGCTGCATTATATGGTCGGTTTACAATTAAATCTGATGTCTGGTCATTTGGTATATTGTTGACAGAGCTTGTAACAAAGGGCCGTGTGCCATatccag GTATGGTGAACCGAGAAGTTTTGGAACAAGTGGAACGTGGCTATAGAATGCCTTGCCCTCAAGGATGCCCAGAATCTCTCCATGAATTAATGAAACTGTGTTGGAAGAAAGATCCTGATGAAAGACCTACATTTGAATATATCCAGTCTTTCTTAGAAGACTATTTTACAGCAACAGAACCACAGTACCAGCCCGGAGACAATTTATAA